CGACGTCGAGAAAAATCCAAAGGCTGATGCAAAGCAAGAAAAAGGGGAGAAGAAGAGTAAACCCACCCCTCAAAATACAGAAAAAACAGTGGAAACCAAAACTGAGGTAGTACCCTCGAAAGATGCCATCCTTTATGTGCCCCGGTGTCCTAGGAAAGGACAAGTGACATTGAGCCCTCCAAGAAGGTTTGAGCTGAACAAAGGATCTAAAATGTATGTGCCAAAAGGAACTTATGTGGTACGAGGGCcaataatttcaccaaggctgaatgagcccgtggttattggccgcgcgccgcagaggcccatgacagatcctactaccatcccatggaattataacgaggcggtagtaacctacaaagaaaaagaagtcCTGGGAGAAGTAAATGAAACTAACCCGGCTGAGAAATACCTCAATCTGGAGGAAGTGAATAATGCCACGAAGAAGTGTTTCCCACTCAAGAAGCCAGTTAGTGCTGAAGAAGCAGAGTTCTTCAGGAAAATGAAAACTGCGGACTACgagataattgaccaactccgaAAGTCTCATGCTCAGGTCTCTTTGTTGTCTCTATTAATGAATTCAACTGAACATCAGAAAGTGTTGATCAAAACCCTCAATGAAGCTTACATTCCGATTGAAACTACTGTGGAACAACTGGAGAGGATGGCAGAAAGATTCTTCACAATCAATCAGATCTCCTTTAGCAAGAATGACCTGCCCCCGGAGGGGGCCACCCACAACAAAGCCCTCCACATAACAGTTAAATGTGAGGGGTACTATGTGAAGAGAGTCATGGTGGATGGCGGTTCCGGAGTAGATATTTGCCCTCTCTCAACTCTGCAAAAAATGGATATCAAGATTGAGAGAATCAGTCCCAACAACATATGTGTTCGTGCCTTTGATGGCATCAAAAGAGACACCATAGGCgagattgatttgattttgactattggacctgtggattttgaggtgacctTTCAATTCCTAGACATGGATACTTCTtataatttcctcttgggaagGCCTTGGATTCACACGGCAGGAGTCGTACCTtccactctccaccagatggtgaaattggAATATGAAGATCAGGAGATCATAGTCCACGGAGAGGATGAGCAATCGATCTATCGGGTCCCGTCGGTCCCATGCCTCGAAGCTAGGGAAGGTAGTGAACATATAGTCTATCAAGTTTTCGAGGTTGTGGTCGCAGACCAATATAAAGAAGGAAGCCCTTGCCCTCAGCCTTTTCTCTCAAAAGCGTCAattatggttgccaaggaaatgatcaggcatggttatAAACCCGGGAAGGGGCTcagggcatcattgcaaggtatcACCGAACCTATCACCTTACTTGCCACCAAGAAGTTCTTCGGTGTGGGTTTTCACGCCACAAAAGCTGATGTGATGTGGGCAAATCAACGAAAGAGCAATGGTTGGGTTTTATCTCAGCCAATTCCGCATCTCTACAGAACATTTGTCAGGCCCAAgtacaatgaagaagaagaagatgaggccttcatggccgaggaaattgaagaaatctgtggGGCTATGAGGCAAATGCTGTATGAAACCCACATAGTTCAGCCGGGAGAAGGCTCAAGCACCGTtgaggtgctgtatatggggCCCAATACCAAGttgcaaaactggaaggctactccgttcccAATCAGGCGGGAATCCCGATAGTCtagtcctgccaccttttctgcatcaggagttatttcagggtgtaactcggatgtttttcttttagtttcctgTCTTTAAATGCtaatgtaaaccctgttatcttcaaaattcaatgaaatgaaattaatatttcattgttcatctctctttattctttctgattttgttactttttcttatttcttctttcagttctaataatgcggctttaaataacatgacatgcttgcggacttcatgcccagatccaaacatgctgtctaattgtgaaataatgaatcaagaaatgaaatatgatgaagaagaggcttttaaggaaataaatcgagaattggaacaatttgagaataaacctaagtcgaacttaaatgaaaccgagccgGTTAATCTGGGTAGCTCTGAAGAAATcaaagaaaccaagataagcattcacacagatgaaagaactagggatgcattgatccaacttttgtttgaattcaaagatgtgtttgcttggtcatacgatgacatacCAGGATTAAATGTCGATTTAGTGGTCCATAAGTTGCCAACCTACCCCGATTATTCCCCTGTCCAGCAAAAACATAGGAAGTTCAAAattgatatcagtgacaagattaaagaagaggtcacaaaacagttAAAGGCGGGAGTGATCCGTGTGGTCCGGTACACCACATGGCTGGCTAACATAGTTCccatgccaaagaaagatgggaaaattcgggtgtgcattgactatcgagatctgaacaaagcaagcccTAAGGACAATTTCCCtctaccaaacatccacatccttgttgataactgcgccaaacatgaaatacagtcttttgtggattgttatgcaggatatcactaggtgttgatggatgaagaatatgcggaaaagacagctttcaccaaaccctggggcacctactgttacagggtcatgccttttggtttgaaaaatgccggggcaacttacatgagggccatgactgtcatatttcatgacatgatgcatcaagagatagaggtgtatgtggacgatgtgatcatcaaatccagaacccaggacgaccatgttcgggacctaagaaaattctttgagcggcTACGTAAATATGAGTTGAAGCTAAATCCGgggaaatgtgcattcggagttccgtctggcaaactcttgggatttatagtcagtcggagaggcatcgagctagacccaacaaagataaagtctattcgggatttgccttctccaagaaccaagaaagaggttatgagcctgttgggaaggttgaattacattagccgattcattgctcagttgacttcaacatgtgaacccatcttcaagctgttaaagaaagatgcagcgattaaatggacggatgagtgtcaagaagcctttgacaaaatcaaagaatatttgtcgaacccgccagtcttggtcccacctgaaccgggaaggcctctgttcttgtatctgacagtcttggaaaattcctttggctgcgtcctcgggcaacatgatgtgaccggaaagagagagcaggccatctactatctgagcaagaagtttaccagctatgaagccaaatacactttgttggaaagaacttgctgcactctaacttgggtcgctcagaagcttaggcattacttgttggcctATACCACTTACCTCATTACCAggttggaccctttgaagtacatattccagaagccgatgcccacagggaggttagcaaaatggaagATCCTGCTCATTGAGTTTGACATattctatgtcacccgcacgacaATAAAGGCCCAGGCTTTAGCAGATCACCTAGCTGAAAACCTTGTGGATGATGAATATCAACCTCTGAGTACTTACTTTCCAGATGAGGAGGTGAATTCAATCGAGATGACATCATAAGACATCggtgcttggaaaatgttcttcgatggagttgTGAACGCAAAAGGcgttggaattggggcaatccTGATCTCACctactggtcagcactatccagcCACATCCCGACTTCGGTTTCTCTGCACAAACAAtactgccgagtatgaagcctgcattatgggtatgaacatggcaatcgaccaagatgtcgaagaattgttaatcatgggagattcagatctgattatccgacaagctcagggagaatgggagactcgagatgtcaaacttattccctacaggcaacatgtggaagatcttagcaggcgattcaagtcaatagagttcaggtacatccctcattgtcacaatgaactggccgatgcacttgctactttggcctcgatgctgcCATACCCAGGAAATGCCCAcattgatcccttggaaatccaaatccgggAAAGGCACATTTACTGTAATACGGCTGAGGTAGAACCAAgtattcagccatggtatcataatatcaaaatatttctgaaaactaaagagtaccccgagcaagccagtggggaccaaaagagaaccatcagACGGTACGCAAGTGGTTTCTTCCTGAGCGGTgatgttttgtacaaaaggactccggacctcaacttgttaagatgtgttgatgtCAAAGAAGTCGGAAGAATCATGTATGatgtacacgcaggagtgtgcggaccccacatgaacgggtatgttttagcaaagaaaatcctgcgagcgggctattactggatgactatggaaaaggactgcttcaGTTTCGTCCGAAAATGTCACCAATATTAGGTGCACGGTGATTTTATTCATGCACCGcctacagaactgcatcccatgtcagcaccttggccatttgttgcctggggtatggacgtcattgggccg
Above is a window of Nicotiana tabacum cultivar K326 chromosome 8, ASM71507v2, whole genome shotgun sequence DNA encoding:
- the LOC142163225 gene encoding uncharacterized protein LOC142163225 translates to MGLLQPVPPNRQNPESPSYQPGARCAYHFGVEGHDTESCWTLKRVVENLIEQKRIVLKDEDIPNVTNNPLPAHNNGPVIGMICEDKEFDPALKAIIAIADVEKNPKADAKQEKGEKKSKPTPQNTEKTVETKTEVVPSKDAILYVPRCPRKGQVTLSPPRRFELNKGSKMYVPKGTYVEVNNATKKCFPLKKPVSAEEAEFFRKMKTADYEIIDQLRKSHAQVSLLSLLMNSTEHQKVLIKTLNEAYIPIETTVEQLERMAERFFTINQISFSKNDLPPEGATHNKALHITVKCEGYYVKRVMVDGGSGVDICPLSTLQKMDIKIERISPNNICVRAFDGIKRDTIGEIDLILTIGPVDFEVTFQFLDMDTSYNFLLGRPWIHTAGVVPSTLHQMVKLEYEDQEIIVHGEDEQSIYRVPSVPCLEAREGSEHIVYQVFEVVVADQYKEGSPCPQPFLSKASIMVAKEMIRHGYKPGKGLRASLQGITEPITLLATKKFFGVGFHATKADVMWANQRKSNGWVLSQPIPHLYRTFVRPKWAPAADLKLETKFPHSSGGRLPLTYKLEVDSLVL